The genome window AATATCTCTTatctctgataaaaaaaaattattcaaagttaCATGGTAACGGAGTAATAGATTTATAAATTGATGTAGAGGATATGCTTCCTTTAaatctgaaaatcaaaaattcgaaaatacgGAACCATTATAAAAGGAATTAATACCAAAGACAAATTACATAgcccaaaggatttttttttaatttaatgcctaaatagttaaagaaataaaagagaAGGAGAATCGTGTAATTGTGGCCAAGTCGTTACgtttcggaactaaaaagttaacctaaattattgtctacaatatacagtaaaatacctctaatgcggacactaacgggacaaacttttttgtccacaatagagaggtgtccacaggactcgggtttaataatgttatttgcactggaactggggaattaagaattgtccgcataagagagtTTTCctcctttgaggggtgtccgttaggagggtttttactgtataaatatgacgcacatctaaataatatgcaaatgtatttattgtattttttatatttgacaGCACAATGCTGTGGAATTACTACGAATTAAAACTCACAAAAAGACTatgattgcacaaattataacactaGGTATTTCACCTCAAGAATCAAAATAGGGAGTAGCAAATTTCTTGAgcctcgtatgctcaaccttgtgtactagagacataccgaaatagccttcacggctccacattaggAAGGAAAATGATTTATGTGTGCatcaattaaatattaaagtagttgttttcagtgtaaaagattgcgcttttgaatagcatgttaaGACACAGCAAGTCGATGACTTTCCCTTTTAGATTCTCATCGAGAcggattaattgtttcaatgagcagtctAATTTCACCGCCGCCATTAGATGTAATGACGaattcaattttactttcttggtTAGTTTTTCCCCTCTTTATTTAGAGCATTTTTGATTGACAGAACTTggcgcctttttggctctggcgATGTCGTGCTCTGCACAACCTTACTCACAGGGATGGCGCTGTCCTGGGTGCATGTGTATGTCCATGACAGTTAAGGGATTAATTCTTGGAGCCCCAAAGATGGACAAGGCCATGTCAATTTTCACGTTCATCTCAATACttggaaatggaaaaaaaaaaaaaagaaacgttttaaaaataaatacatgcatAAAAACGCATTGTCTGTCGGACTGAATTGTCTGATGTAAATAGTTAATAATTATTCGTGGATAGCAGACTAATTTCATACAGTACcggccactaataaaatcactggattataaaatcagccggttttttaaatcaaatctggaagaacagaatcattgcaataccaaaacatgttaacgccatcctttaataaaatcactatcgccgtttcataaaatcaaaattttgaacatgatgcaaaaaaaattgatagagaagcaccaaaaagtgaaggaattggtcTCGGCAGATGAGAAAATTCAGCGCCAAATTTGCCTCTTCAATggatgtcagaaaagcgcttcATGATATACGATGCACTTCAGAGCAAGgaagaaaatataatgttgaacgATACAAAACATTTAGTAAACTCTGAAACGATAGAGAATCTTTGCTCTCCAATTCTGTTAACCAAACTGCAATACGCCAATGTTTTAAGACCcttgtgttaaaaaaaacccctcatgtttagttaaaatgagaactgtattttgaaatacttgaaacaaaaataaatgacgtaattcatttcgttctttaaagtatttaaacttcaaaaacctttaacttttttaAAGGTAGGTATgctggtttataaaatcagccgctttataagaTCAAATGTCTTGAGAacgaatgtttttttaatgagCGGCGGTCACTGTGTTTAATAAGTAAGTTTTTCATACTAAATTAGTACTGCAAAAATGTTGATTAGTAAGTTAGTGCTGATCAGTATGCTAAAGTGAATACATTTTGCTGTTACTTAACTTTATTGCAATAGCAGATAACTCTCATTTAACATGTCTTTGGTGGGTAACACCTAACAGTCCTGCTTATGCTTAAACTGTTTTCTAAATGAAgtctaattcttaattattttcaattgttttcagCTATTAATCAAGACTGTATGCTATTGGAATTCAGCAAGTGTGATGCCGGACATTGACACGCCCTATATCAGTACAAGCCTTTGTTTCTGCTTTCATCTGAGGACTCGTGTTGAAGGGATCGTCTGAGAAGATGCAACGGCGGtgaattttaactaaattttaagttaaacCCTTTGAAAGAGTTGCATACATTCCGTAGCCAAGTGAGGTAGCAACCAACAGAAGACTGTAGTGCATAATTAGTAAAGTGCAGGTTCTTCAAGTTCAGACTCACTTTTCGTGATATCGAAAGTAAAGATCTCAAAGTCAACATATTCATGTAGTGCTGGTTCCTGCTTAAGAAGAGATCTATTTATCCTAGTACAATCATCATTCAATGAAAATTCATTCAGAATGAGCAATCAGTTATAAAAGAAAACAGTATACAAGTTATGAAAGACAAGTCCAATTACAGGAAATCTTTTTACGAAGGTCAGTTTATTTTGTGGCACACGTCTTTCGTTTGTGTTTCGCTATTCCCCGAAAATTAAAGTGAACTGAAGGAATATTGTCCAAAGTGCCCTTTCAATTCTGAAACTGTCTTTTCTCCTAccaaaaaatatggtttttatgAGAAAAGACTTTACTGATCAGCTATAAACCATTATCAAAAAGATGAAAATCAAGAGGAGGTAAAGTTGTTGTGAAACAAGAAACTTCTCATATGATCTCTGTAACACACTTGACTATGCTTTGTGTAATCATCAGTACCATGTGTTGAACACTTACTCGtaattgtttctctttttttacccTTCCACTTATTTGCTCCATCTTCTGAAAAATTAATGCTTTCGACGCTAGCAAAAATGAGCTTTATACAGATTTAAAAAGACATTCAATTACACTAAAGTTTAAAACATCTCCGCACACGAAAAATAATCCTTGACAGTTAACCTGCTCCTTCGCTTTTGGATAGCGTTAAAAACTGAAATGTAGTGTAGAAGTGCTCCCGTATGGATGAGTTTTTATAGAAAACAGACTATGCACATCCGCATGAAGGCTACACACATACTCCTCCTTAAAAGGTCAAGTTTGTGTAAATTTTACGACACGATCTTCATCAGAGTTTGACTATTAAAGCAAAGTACAGTAACCGACATCCAGGTAAAATGAGATAGAAgtaatttctgatttttaattaaaaagactTGCCTTCTGTGATCAATTTCAAAGGATAAGTATTAgtgtaaaatttttgatttgataTACATTCTTCAAAACCCATTCTAtagcttaaattttgaattacaaTTGCATTTTCGGTTAGCAGTTTTTGCTCCAACAAATCTGAAGAttcttattttagaaaaaacaCTGTTACACTCCTCTGGTTTAAGACCTTTTTAACCGAATGACGACTAAAAGAACTTTTGAGCCTTCATCTTTTTGAAAGTACATCACCTTGTAAATTTTCTTGAAAGAACACTTCTAGATTTCCTTTCGCAATGGCTCATAATTCTGAGACCCATTGCGACTCTAAGAAAAGTTATTTGTGCGAGCATTGTCCAAAGGCATTTTCCAACGAGTCAGATTTATCGAGATACCTGAAGATCCGCGttggagagaaaccgtattcttgtgaactttgctcaaaagcattttcaagcgcttcaaatttgaagaaacaTCTAACAGTATATACTGGAGAGAAGCCGTactcctgtgaacattgctcaaaagcattttctaaCTCTTCACATTTCAAGAGGCATCTGAGAATCCATACGGGTGAGAAACCGCATgtctgtgaacattgctcaaaagcCTTTTTGCACGCTTcagatttaaagaaacatctgagaatccacactggagagaaaccgtattcctgcaaacattgctcaaaaacatttagGAACACTTcagatttaaagaaacatctgagattacatactggagagaaaccgtactCCTGTGAGcattgctcaaaagcattttgcACCTCTTCAGAATTAACGAGGCATCTGAGAGTACATACAGGCGAGAAATCACATTCTTGTAAAGAGTGTTTAAAGACATTTTCCAATCTTTcagatttaaagaaacatctcagagtccatactggcgagaaaccgtattcctgtgaattCTGTTCAAAACCATTTTCCATTGCTTCTCAGTTAGTGAAACATCTGAGGATCCATATTGGGGACAAAACACATTcgtgtgaacattgctcaaaagcatttttcaacgctTCAGGTTTAAGGAAGCACCTTAGagtacatactggagagaaaccatattcctgtaagcattgctcaaaggcattttctgacATTTCAGTTTTAAACAAGCATCTAAGAATCCACGCAggtgagaaaccgtattcctgtgaccAGTGTTCGATGGCATTTTCCAGCTCTTCAAATTTAAAGAGACATCttagaacccatactggagaTAAACCGTATTCCTgcgaacattgttcaaaggcattttcgaACGCTTCcgatttaaagaaacatctgagagtACATACTGGAGAAAAGCCGTATTCTTGTGAACATTGTACAAAGACATTTTCCAACTCTTCACATTTAATGAGACATCTGAGATTCCATATTGGAGAGAAACCGTTTTCTTGTGAACATTGCTCCAAAGCTTTTTTTAGCGCTTcagatttaaagaaacatctcagaattcatactggcgaaaaaccgtatatctgtgaacattgctcaaaggcattttctgacTCTTCACATTTAAAGAAACATCTTAGAATCCACACTGGCGAGCAGCCATATAGATGTGAAACTTGTTCAAAGTCATTTTCTTACCTTCGTAGCTTAAAAGCGCATCTGCGAGCCCATAGAGGAGAAAATCCGTGCTCAACGCTTCTTATTTAAAGACGCATCTAAGAACCCATTCGCGTGTGAACATTGCTGAAAGAATTTTTCCAACGCTTCAGATGTTCAAGATTAACTTGAGATACCATACTGGCGAAAGGCCATATTTCTGTGAAGTTCGTTGCAAGGACTTATGTTATGTGCCTGCACGGCCCGACtgactaaaagtgaggccctaggcccactgTAATTTCGAGGCCCCTTGAAGACTGATTTTTGGGGGCCTTTTGTCTATTACAGAATTATGTAAATCATTCATCATGTGCATTCATGTCCTTCTAGGCATCTCATAATTGTGACATGTTAAACTTGGTACTAGtagaagtaataaaaaattatccTATAAACAAGttcatttccaactaaaaagttgttggtttttaattattaattcaaaaatgtACGTATTTTTTGACTATTTGTTGTAATGCTAAGcaaaattctttaagtaatttggggccccttaggaagatgtggacccaggcctaggcctagttggcctgcgcggtaatcaggctctgggtGCCTGAAACAGCACTCGAAAACCCGAATTTGCGAAAAGCCATTTTCTTGTCAAATTTTTGTATGTAATTTTCTCGACTAGGAATCCTAAAAAACTGCTTTAGAGTTCATTTTCGCAAGAAGCCATGTTCCCGAGAAGCTTGAGAACATTAACTAAATTCATGCGTGACGTGCGTGTGTGGAACATTTTCTCGACTAACAAGTCTATGGAAAGTTTATTCTTGGAAACGGCCGTTTTCTTGTTCATGTtgtttgaagccattttatgaaTGAGGAAACTTGAAGATCAAACCTCATGCAATAAATGGATATTTTTATCCCTTTTTTTGGAAGACATTTTTTCTTGCAGTATTGACAACGTGCAAAAAAATGCATTCTGTATAACATCCTAAAATGGAAgcattttataaagtttaattaacatctattaaaagaaaaattttgatctggagtatttttttcactcaaacttcgacttaaatttccattttactcaccaaTGAATGAATGTTGAGCAGTTTTTGCAACCTGTCTGCCCTTGCATATGCACGTACAAACGTACGGGCTTCCGAATTATCCTTCTAGGCGACCAACGAGTTAATTACTATTTTTGACGTCTgaatgtacatatgtatgtatctctcataactcaaaaatgctaCCCCGTACAAGGCAGAAATATTATATTAGGATCTTtatggggcctagttgtgcacttcctattttgttttgcatttagaTGTTCCAAAAGGGATCTTTAATACGTTTTTGGGGCATATCGCAATGCAGACTGAAGTGATACATAATTTGCCGACCACTTAGCCatatatcgccaaacttttgTCGCTAACTCAGTGGTATATCGCCAGTTGGTGGCTAGTTGGGCGACAGAAAAGATTTTTCGAATTTGGTTTCATTGCCGATGTATAGCGAGCTAAACATAGAATTATGTCAGAATCGCCGATATCTGGAAAATGAATCtctaaaacactttttatttttcatctgtTCACGACAAACCAGAAATGTATAGTTAAAGTGTTTTCTTGCTCACTTTAAGGCACTCTTATGTTGTATTTTCGTTCTTTATGCACGTTCCATActgtttttttgcaattttagatCACAGACGCTAATAGATATGTCATTTGAATGTTCAGCTCTCAGCACTTTTCCATTATTAAATTACCGTCCTATTCAGTACTTTTCTGTTTACCCAATCATGAGGGGTCGTTCGCAACTAGCAACACTCTCCATTACCGCGCAGAGGGATTCATAATAAAAACGGATTATTTGCAAACGATCCCTCGCAACTCGTctcctatccaagaattattgaaattcggctcattagatcgctgataactttttgcttccttttgcaaaaaaggacgtattgtattcgcaaaaaaattttcactcgaaaattgACCTTAATATCCAtgttgctcactcccgaatgaatgttgaggggtttttttttttttcggacccgaccacacgtacatacatAAGAACAactagacgcccgaaatatccattttgacgtttccccgagttgattacaacaaattttctcgcgacatctgtatgtacgtgcgtatgtatgtcgcataacttaagaatggtatgtcctagaaaattgaaatttggtacgtagactcctagtgggatctagttgtgcacttccctttttggttgcattcgggtgtttctaaagtggtcttttgcaccttttttgggggaaatcattgttaatttcgatgcaaactcaagtggtgttatagtttggaggacacttggcgatatatcgccagtcctttggtcgccaacttgacgaaaaatttggcggatttttaaaaaaaatctggttttaatttggccactgttggtgatatttagaaagttaactattgaagcacattaaaatggaataatagaaaaataacattaaattggtgcaaaaggaagtcatgtgatgcacacttcaggccgtttaattttttaagatattaaacTAGAATTTTACGAGTTTCCGGATGTTTAGCGCATGCGCGggaaaaatttaattgttttaaactcttatatttcatcgaattttcaattttttaatttcaaatttcgtTATTatatttctcttgtatgctgtcaaatattctgaaagtttagtatcgGTTGGCGGCaaactctgcgtgttatgagctgaaaaccttcaaataaaatttgtatttttgaaagaaatgcttatatcttgagtaggtataagagatactttcactaaaaaaaattctacctcTATAGTTCGTAAACCTATTTCTGAAACATATAGCTTTTCCCAACTATTTACAATGAAGGATGATGGTCTctgttttcttaatttgtttcCAGTCCCCTAAATACctagtatatttaatttttattgggaAATGACAGCTAGAGTATGCTTTTTATACGAAACAAATTGGAGAGCAATTGGACTCTTATTCCTTGAGAAATctaaaaatgggaattttgttAGGTGCCCCAATATTTTGAGTGATAGTGTAGctgttttcttaacttttcgttggattttttttttttttttttttttttttttttttttttgttgctggtCATTAGAATCGGAACTTTTCGTGTTATTTAATGGCTTGTTCGTTTCTAGGCGGATTATTGTTCATTTTAATGGCTTTAGttaattatttgactttttttttcttttttcagatttttatggATCTTTTGGTCTTGTTTAAAAACTCGTTTGAAAGCCCATTAAGAAAGCATAAACAGTATGATATCACCAAACAAGTAGATTCCATATAACTGTGACAAAAACTTGGCGGCAATGAATAAAACGAAAACTGCTGTTACGCAATATTTTAGTCTCGCACAATGCActcaaaaataagtatttttttaattaaagctctcattatgaataaattaaattacattgatcGGAATAAAAATGATTCTGATACTATTCCTGTTGATACTAAtataaatgacctcctgaatcctaATATGACTTCCGTTTAACCCTTATCACACACTAATTTTGTGgaaatgccctccccccccccttcagtcaTTATTTAGATTTGGAGGTGCATTAAAAATCAACCGTTCACATTCCTCTGAAGGTGCTAGAGAGATGCTAAGTTTAAACAGGGCCGTCCaaagagctgacggcgcccggggcgaaagtttcatagcgcccccccccctgtaacacagaaaaatcaagttagttataacatcaatgcATAATACATACTTATTCATTTTagatattaatgaacagaacaatcagaggactatgcataatacaaattaaaacacaagcaatgaatttgATTTGAATGTTTGTAAAATATTATAATGCCCCAAAAACGTTTCGaaaaattgaaatgttgaaaatccgaatatttatctagtaaaattttatcccactagataaaaaactgagttggttattcatattgatcaaactaagaacacgaataaataatttgctaattataaatagaaaatatatttattgaagtaaattacatcaaaattaaatttcgatttggactcatgcAATGAttctttttaagagttttttggttttactagTATCAACTTAATACCAGTAttcatatatgttataaacaaagatgttattcttttgcatcaaatacttggaagttttagggagaagcccacaaatactcaacaacatcgaaaatctcTCAGAATATCGTTTtcggagctctaatttcgaaaaatcactggctctaatattacaaaatatggccttacaaattccATTTTCAGACtcgagtttaagaaaatattcgtgcaaggttCCCCATGCCGCTTTTCTTTAATTTCACAtgcaatgggttttttaaacgtcacttacaaaaaatttaagttgaatagCCCCTTGAATgtaaacattgcttaaattttttgaaccataattttaaacaattttcttggGATCCTCCGATTTTCCTCCAATCCATacaatcttcaaagtttgtctgaaGTTGCGtttctgaaacttcaatttcgaaaactcgCAGgaggagaaggaattgatttcaatctatttaaaaaaaaaaaaaaaaatcgatcggaaaCGGTCTTTGAGCCTCTTACATTACCGTAActtcaataaacatggcctataatcgcgtttttaaggctataattgcgtttttgaaaccaagtttcaaaattttgaccggacagcttttgaccttttttcctatcctatcaaaaattttttttttttttttgaatgtgttcccttaaaacttttttatggttACGCCACTGCATGcagggcagaattcaagcaaatttggtgagaactaaacaaaggagaagtgccttttgtttgattctaaacagttaaattctcagaaattgtatctgtttcaatgatacaaagtaaacgaatgttttggagacttaaagagaggaatattttcgagCCCTAggaaaaatagagaatcattgcaatgattctctattttgtgtgtctatgattgtgtatctatgatacacaaAATGAGGGGGCGCTGCAAGGCGCCTCTAATTTTATGCaatcggggcattttatacgat of Uloborus diversus isolate 005 unplaced genomic scaffold, Udiv.v.3.1 scaffold_14, whole genome shotgun sequence contains these proteins:
- the LOC129232906 gene encoding zinc finger protein 271-like, whose product is MSLRHLRIHTGEKPHVCEHCSKAFLHASDLKKHLRIHTGEKPYSCKHCSKTFRNTSDLKKHLRLHTGEKPYSCEHCSKAFCTSSELTRHLRVHTGEKSHSCKECLKTFSNLSDLKKHLRVHTGEKPYSCEFCSKPFSIASQLVKHLRIHIGDKTHSCEHCSKAFFNASGLRKHLRVHTGEKPYSCKHCSKAFSDISVLNKHLRIHAGEKPYSCDQCSMAFSSSSNLKRHLRTHTGDKPYSCEHCSKAFSNASDLKKHLRVHTGEKPYSCEHCTKTFSNSSHLMRHLRFHIGEKPFSCEHCSKAFFSASDLKKHLRIHTGEKPYICEHCSKAFSDSSHLKKHLRIHTGEQPYRCETCSKSFSYLRSLKAHLRAHRGENPCSTLLI